The proteins below are encoded in one region of Micromonospora yangpuensis:
- a CDS encoding SCO0607 family lipoprotein gives MRNRMTILLATLGLVGSMATSGCSFQDSICGDGDYPILAVGVNNGSDCIPKGQEPPAGWVHYPEGKVPKHVDDEWDVYWRDHGIDEQGNIIDL, from the coding sequence ATGCGTAACCGGATGACGATCCTCCTCGCCACCCTCGGGCTGGTCGGCTCGATGGCGACCAGCGGCTGTTCCTTCCAGGACAGCATCTGCGGCGACGGCGACTACCCGATCCTCGCGGTCGGGGTGAACAACGGCTCCGACTGCATCCCGAAGGGCCAGGAGCCACCCGCCGGGTGGGTGCACTACCCGGAGGGCAAGGTCCCGAAGCACGTCGACGACGAGTGGGACGTCTACTGGCGCGATCACGGCATCGACGAGCAGGGCAACATCATCGACCTCTGA
- a CDS encoding cellulase family glycosylhydrolase, whose product MSAYDVRRTRGRIGLVAGAVALMMTAGLMVAGNAQAAAGCQVAYTVSAQWQGGFTADVKVTNLGDRVDGWSLTWAFPSGQRVTQAWNATVTSAGAQHTAKNLSYNAAIGTNAAVSFGFNGSWSGGNTAPTSFALNGVTCTGSVGTPTPPPTTGPPSPTPTNSPSPSPSPGGDAMATVAAMQPGWGLGNTLDAIPDETAWGNPLVTQALLRQIRSQGYNSIRIPVTWTDHTGPAPSYTIDPVWLNRVRQVVDWSLAEGLYVMINLHHDSWQWLNGYLADRTTVMNRYTALWTQLATTFRGHSSKLTFESINEPQFAGTSGEAQGDELLHELNLAFVRLVRASGGNNATRLLVLPTLYTTSDQARLDALTTTLDQLRDPNIAATVHFYGWWPFSVNIAGGIRYDATVEKDLVDGFDRVHDTFVARGIPVIIGEWGLLSYDYTRPGIIQRGELLKFFEAVGHHARTRKLTTILWDAGSFLNRNTLQWRDQGLYQLMKASWTTRSATAATDQLYLPRTGTIASRALTLNLNGVSFQGLRQGSTNLVAGTDYTVSGNTLTLTAAALTRLAGNRAPGVNATLEAHFSAGVPWQISVISYDPPTQAAATGTTSSFAVPTQFRGDQLATMEARYADGSNAGPANWTSYKEFWTHFQPDYTANTILLKPEFFAEVNDGPVVLTFHFWSGARLTYRLTRSGGTVTGSVG is encoded by the coding sequence ATGAGTGCGTACGACGTTCGAAGAACCCGAGGACGGATCGGCCTGGTCGCCGGCGCGGTGGCGCTGATGATGACGGCCGGCCTGATGGTCGCCGGCAACGCCCAGGCCGCAGCCGGTTGCCAGGTGGCGTACACCGTGTCGGCGCAGTGGCAGGGTGGTTTCACCGCCGACGTGAAGGTCACCAACCTCGGTGACCGGGTCGACGGCTGGAGCCTTACCTGGGCCTTCCCGTCCGGCCAGCGGGTGACCCAGGCGTGGAACGCCACGGTCACCTCCGCCGGGGCCCAACACACCGCGAAGAACCTGAGCTACAACGCCGCGATCGGCACGAACGCGGCGGTCTCCTTCGGCTTCAACGGGTCCTGGTCGGGCGGCAACACGGCACCTACCTCGTTCGCCCTCAACGGCGTCACCTGCACCGGCAGCGTGGGCACGCCGACCCCACCCCCCACCACCGGGCCCCCGTCCCCTACGCCGACGAATTCACCGTCACCGTCACCGTCGCCCGGTGGCGACGCGATGGCGACGGTGGCCGCGATGCAACCGGGTTGGGGGCTGGGCAACACCCTCGACGCCATCCCCGACGAGACCGCCTGGGGCAACCCGCTGGTCACCCAGGCCCTGCTACGCCAGATCCGCTCGCAGGGGTACAACAGCATCCGGATCCCGGTGACCTGGACCGACCACACCGGTCCGGCCCCCTCGTACACCATCGACCCGGTCTGGTTGAACCGCGTCCGCCAGGTGGTCGACTGGTCCCTCGCGGAGGGCCTGTACGTGATGATCAACCTGCATCACGACTCCTGGCAGTGGCTCAACGGTTACCTCGCCGACCGCACCACGGTGATGAACCGTTACACCGCGCTCTGGACCCAGCTCGCCACCACCTTCCGGGGCCACTCGTCGAAGCTGACCTTCGAGAGCATCAACGAGCCGCAGTTCGCCGGCACCTCCGGCGAGGCCCAGGGCGACGAGCTGCTGCACGAGCTGAACCTCGCGTTCGTCCGCCTGGTACGCGCCTCCGGTGGCAACAACGCCACCCGGCTGCTCGTGCTACCCACCCTGTACACCACCTCCGATCAGGCCCGACTCGACGCACTGACGACCACGCTCGACCAGCTCCGGGACCCCAACATCGCCGCGACCGTGCACTTCTACGGCTGGTGGCCGTTCAGCGTCAACATCGCCGGCGGCATCCGCTACGACGCCACCGTGGAGAAGGACCTGGTCGACGGCTTCGACCGGGTCCACGACACCTTCGTCGCCCGGGGGATCCCGGTGATCATCGGCGAGTGGGGCCTGCTCAGCTACGACTACACCCGGCCCGGCATCATCCAGCGGGGCGAGCTGCTGAAGTTCTTCGAGGCGGTCGGCCACCACGCCCGGACCAGGAAGCTCACCACCATCCTCTGGGACGCCGGGTCCTTCCTCAACCGCAACACCCTGCAATGGCGTGACCAGGGCCTCTACCAGCTGATGAAGGCGAGTTGGACCACCCGCTCCGCCACCGCCGCCACGGACCAGCTCTACCTGCCCCGCACCGGCACCATCGCCAGCAGGGCCCTCACCCTGAACCTGAACGGGGTCTCATTCCAGGGGCTGCGCCAGGGCAGCACCAACCTGGTCGCCGGCACCGACTACACCGTGTCGGGCAACACCCTCACGCTGACTGCCGCCGCGTTGACCCGGCTGGCGGGCAACCGCGCGCCGGGCGTCAACGCCACCCTCGAAGCCCACTTCTCGGCGGGTGTGCCCTGGCAGATCAGCGTCATCTCGTACGACCCGCCGACCCAGGCCGCGGCCACCGGCACCACCAGCTCGTTCGCCGTCCCCACCCAGTTCCGCGGCGACCAGCTCGCCACCATGGAGGCCAGGTACGCCGACGGCAGCAACGCCGGCCCGGCGAACTGGACCTCGTACAAGGAGTTCTGGACGCACTTCCAACCCGACTACACCGCGAACACCATCCTGCTGAAGCCCGAGTTCTTCGCCGAGGTCAACGACGGTCCGGTCGTCCTGACCTTCCACTTCTGGAGCGGTGCCCGGCTCACCTACCGGCTGACCAGGTCCGGCGGCACCGTCACCGGCAGCGTCGGCTGA
- a CDS encoding ABC transporter permease, whose product MKISDLVGSAAGNAFRAKTRTLLTILAIFIGAFTLTLTNGLGTGINDYIDDTVTAIGASDVMTVVKPSEGSEGFGNSSGPVEYDPDTVASAQPGPPGQTVVALTPADLDSLAAIDGVRDVQASKAVRPDYIQAGTGPKYVVTVGGIVAGQQIQLAAGAEPDDSSTEPQVVLPTSYVEPLGFADAGAALGQTVSIAITDAERTAQVVEATIVGVAEESFASPEGASVLPNATLTDTLFDAQNTGLSAAEAQRYAQASVWFDPDATEQEVDALKGRLADAGYNGVTVDDQLGTFKSIIDGIVLVLNAFAVIALLAASFGIVNTLFMSVQERTREIGLMKAMGMGSGRVFGLFSLEATFIGFVGSAVGAALAMLAGTVISSMLADSFLADLPGLTLIAFDPLSIAAIILLVMTIAFLAGTLPAARAARADPVDSLRYE is encoded by the coding sequence ATGAAAATCTCCGACCTCGTCGGCTCGGCCGCCGGCAACGCCTTCCGCGCCAAGACCCGTACCCTGCTGACCATCCTCGCGATCTTCATCGGCGCGTTCACGCTGACCCTGACGAACGGGCTCGGCACCGGCATCAACGACTACATCGACGACACCGTGACCGCCATCGGCGCCTCGGACGTGATGACCGTCGTCAAGCCCTCGGAGGGCTCCGAAGGCTTCGGAAACTCCTCCGGGCCCGTCGAGTACGACCCGGACACCGTGGCGTCCGCGCAGCCCGGCCCGCCGGGGCAGACGGTCGTGGCGCTCACCCCGGCGGATCTCGACTCGTTGGCCGCCATCGACGGCGTGCGCGACGTGCAGGCGAGCAAGGCGGTCCGGCCCGACTACATCCAGGCCGGCACGGGCCCGAAGTACGTCGTCACCGTCGGTGGGATCGTCGCCGGGCAGCAGATCCAGCTCGCCGCCGGGGCCGAACCCGACGACTCCTCCACCGAGCCGCAGGTCGTGCTCCCCACCTCGTACGTCGAGCCGCTCGGCTTCGCCGACGCCGGCGCGGCGCTCGGGCAGACCGTGTCGATCGCGATCACCGACGCGGAGCGCACCGCCCAGGTGGTCGAGGCGACGATCGTCGGAGTGGCCGAGGAGTCCTTCGCGTCCCCGGAGGGCGCCAGTGTCCTCCCCAACGCCACGCTCACCGACACGCTCTTCGACGCCCAGAACACCGGTTTGTCCGCCGCCGAGGCGCAGCGGTACGCCCAGGCCAGCGTCTGGTTCGACCCGGACGCCACGGAACAGGAGGTCGACGCCCTGAAGGGCCGCCTCGCCGACGCCGGATACAACGGGGTCACCGTCGACGACCAACTCGGCACCTTCAAGAGCATCATCGACGGAATCGTCCTGGTGCTCAACGCCTTCGCCGTCATCGCCCTGCTCGCGGCGAGCTTCGGCATCGTCAACACCCTGTTCATGTCGGTGCAGGAACGTACCCGCGAGATCGGGCTGATGAAGGCGATGGGCATGGGCAGCGGCCGGGTGTTCGGCCTGTTCAGCCTCGAAGCCACCTTCATCGGCTTCGTCGGCAGCGCCGTCGGCGCGGCGCTGGCCATGCTGGCCGGTACCGTGATCAGCTCCATGCTCGCCGATTCGTTCCTCGCGGACCTGCCCGGACTCACCCTGATCGCCTTCGACCCGCTCTCCATCGCGGCGATCATCCTGCTGGTCATGACGATCGCCTTCCTGGCCGGCACCCTGCCGGCGGCGCGGGCGGCCCGGGCCGACCCGGTGGACTCGCTGCGCTACGAGTAG
- a CDS encoding ABC transporter ATP-binding protein, producing MESPIISAADVRKTYGRGANSFDALKGVSVDIADGESIAILGKSGSGKSTLMHILALLDAPTSGTVTLGGVDTRTLRGKRLNETRNKTFGFVFQQFFLTPGASVLENVTLPLKIAGVGRAERKRRGLAALEQLEIGDKAKNKAANLSGGQKQRVVIARALVNNPRVIFADEPTGNLDSATGAVVEDILFDLNRQHGITLIVVTHDDELAARCDRRVLVRDGQLVDDTVAVPA from the coding sequence ATGGAAAGCCCGATCATCTCGGCCGCGGACGTGCGCAAGACATACGGTCGCGGGGCGAACAGCTTCGACGCCCTGAAGGGCGTCAGCGTCGACATCGCCGATGGTGAGAGCATCGCGATCCTTGGTAAGAGCGGGTCCGGAAAGTCGACCCTCATGCATATTCTCGCACTGCTGGACGCGCCCACCTCGGGCACCGTCACCCTGGGCGGTGTCGACACCCGTACGCTGCGTGGTAAGCGGCTCAACGAGACCCGCAACAAGACGTTCGGCTTCGTCTTCCAGCAGTTCTTCCTGACCCCGGGCGCCTCGGTGCTGGAAAACGTGACGCTACCGTTGAAAATCGCCGGAGTGGGCCGTGCCGAACGTAAACGCCGGGGCCTGGCAGCGCTGGAGCAGCTCGAAATCGGCGACAAGGCGAAGAACAAGGCCGCGAATCTCTCCGGTGGCCAGAAACAACGGGTGGTGATCGCCCGGGCACTGGTGAACAATCCTCGGGTCATCTTCGCCGACGAACCCACCGGCAATCTCGACTCCGCCACCGGCGCGGTGGTCGAGGACATTCTCTTCGACCTCAACCGGCAGCACGGCATCACGCTCATCGTGGTCACCCACGACGACGAGTTGGCCGCGCGCTGCGACCGCCGCGTCCTGGTCCGGGACGGTCAGCTGGTGGACGACACCGTGGCGGTGCCGGCATGA
- a CDS encoding sensor histidine kinase produces the protein MGDVVAGVAIVAAAFTPFDIGEFRPGSHAVTAVVIAPAALLPLRRRWPIPVLAGCLLLYGVAASTGILAPGAVLATAIALFHVANRMDRRTTLTVTCATVVAMALLSLLSVIGNVFDPRSLQFAVMIAFAAAAGDATRSRREYLIAVIERAERAEQTRESEARRRVTEERLRIARDLHDVVAHQISVISLNAGVASSTLRTRPERAEQSLGVIRSAARTVLTEIGDLLRVLRASDDDPANRAAVPQPGLDQLDRLVRGFVEAGLSVSVRTTGDLSTVTGAVDVVAYRVVQEGLTNAHKHGTGHRAHVLIELGDQQVTVVVTNPAPLGAADDRPEAASGGHGLVGLRERVASVRGVVETGLSTSGFRLAACLPLPKEDPR, from the coding sequence GTGGGGGACGTCGTCGCCGGGGTGGCCATCGTCGCTGCGGCGTTCACCCCGTTCGACATCGGGGAGTTCCGGCCGGGCAGTCACGCCGTCACGGCGGTGGTGATCGCCCCGGCCGCGCTGCTACCGCTGCGACGGCGGTGGCCGATCCCGGTGCTCGCCGGCTGCCTCCTGCTCTACGGCGTCGCGGCGTCCACCGGCATCCTGGCCCCTGGTGCCGTGCTGGCCACGGCGATCGCCCTGTTCCACGTCGCCAACCGGATGGACCGCCGGACCACCCTCACCGTGACCTGTGCGACCGTCGTGGCGATGGCCCTGCTCAGCCTGCTGTCGGTGATCGGGAACGTCTTCGATCCCCGGTCCCTGCAGTTCGCCGTGATGATCGCGTTCGCCGCTGCCGCCGGTGACGCGACCCGGTCCCGACGGGAGTACCTGATCGCCGTCATCGAGCGCGCCGAGCGCGCCGAGCAGACCCGTGAGTCGGAGGCCCGCCGGCGGGTGACCGAGGAACGGCTGCGGATCGCGCGTGACCTGCACGACGTCGTCGCCCACCAGATCTCCGTGATCAGCCTCAACGCCGGGGTGGCCTCGTCCACCCTGCGAACGCGGCCGGAGCGGGCGGAGCAGTCCCTCGGTGTGATCCGAAGCGCCGCCCGGACGGTGCTCACCGAGATCGGCGACCTGCTCCGGGTGCTGCGCGCCTCCGACGACGACCCGGCCAACCGGGCAGCCGTCCCACAGCCCGGTCTCGACCAGCTCGACCGGCTGGTCCGCGGGTTCGTCGAAGCCGGACTCAGCGTCTCGGTACGGACCACGGGAGATCTCTCGACGGTCACCGGCGCCGTCGACGTGGTCGCGTACCGCGTCGTCCAGGAAGGCCTCACCAACGCGCACAAGCACGGCACCGGGCACCGGGCACACGTCCTGATCGAGCTCGGTGACCAGCAAGTCACGGTGGTCGTCACCAATCCCGCCCCGCTCGGGGCGGCGGACGACCGGCCGGAGGCGGCATCGGGCGGCCACGGCCTCGTCGGCCTGCGGGAACGCGTCGCCTCCGTCCGCGGCGTCGTGGAGACCGGGTTGTCGACCAGCGGCTTCCGGCTCGCCGCCTGCCTACCCCTACCGAAAGAGGATCCGCGGTGA
- a CDS encoding response regulator encodes MTTVLVVDDQPLIRQAVTDILVDQAGIRVVGEAVNGTEAVALAASLRPDVVLMDIRMPELDGIGATAAICADPTLAETRVLILTTFEEDEYLVAALRAGASGFIGKGAEPEEIVRAVRAVHAGDALLSPAATRSLIEKYVLAAPDLALARTHRPNPAAEKLEQLTDREREVLLLVARGRSNQEIARELVISPHTAKTHVNRIMAKLYAHDRAQLVVLAYESGLLPVPGQSA; translated from the coding sequence GTGACGACCGTGCTTGTGGTCGACGACCAGCCACTCATCCGTCAGGCCGTGACAGACATCCTGGTCGACCAGGCAGGCATCAGGGTCGTCGGGGAAGCGGTAAACGGCACGGAGGCGGTGGCGCTGGCCGCCTCGCTCCGCCCCGACGTCGTGTTGATGGACATCCGGATGCCGGAACTCGACGGCATCGGGGCCACCGCCGCGATCTGCGCCGACCCGACGTTGGCCGAGACCCGGGTGCTCATCCTCACCACCTTCGAGGAGGACGAGTACCTGGTGGCGGCCCTGCGGGCCGGTGCGAGCGGGTTCATCGGCAAGGGCGCGGAGCCCGAGGAGATCGTCCGGGCCGTACGCGCGGTGCACGCCGGCGACGCGCTGCTCTCGCCGGCTGCCACCCGCAGCCTCATCGAGAAGTACGTGCTGGCCGCCCCCGACCTGGCCCTGGCCAGGACGCACCGGCCGAACCCCGCCGCCGAGAAGCTGGAGCAGTTGACCGACCGGGAACGGGAGGTGCTGCTGCTGGTGGCGCGGGGCCGGTCGAACCAGGAGATCGCCCGGGAACTCGTCATCTCACCGCACACGGCGAAGACCCACGTGAACCGCATCATGGCCAAGCTGTACGCGCACGACCGGGCCCAGCTGGTCGTGCTCGCCTACGAGAGCGGCCTGCTTCCCGTACCCGGGCAGTCAGCCTGA
- a CDS encoding alpha/beta hydrolase-fold protein yields MRTTIGRRRLGRAVTVLACLSLGAGAVAPAPAVAGKPRPATAEGATVTADRHSPTGYTVTFVYRNPNATQVRLAGDLTLLDVGTGTTRYQPEEWKPGRYHAGGTEFLRDMTRDKRGNWTVSLPLHAGGLSYWYRVWDPSRGWENKRIWDPASTNPRPPGESSFRVRNNDVLDAVYVPYAEKQNDPVLKERAAYELPAARRSQRGTVQYIPYTTILGDSGHHLGVYLPANYDAKRAEPYKVAYLAHGIFGDETDFMVPANVPNILDNMTAKGEIEPTVVVTVGNHFTGTSLGFASYNQTNAANNLVRTVLPLIEKKYNVSTDRTGRAYAGFSYGGMTGAHVIRGYPTTFGYFGHFSGNPSLTTQDYDDVAAAVGDDDLFVFLGNGVFEGSLDVQNAIADNFRARGYAAETAQVPGAHDGMTASQLFTIFARDHLWSAGTGAVGTAKTVVKAKAAPASVVRGGTFTLDVEVRAQSRHKKSPTVTGEVVVTFGGTTQAVALAGGRAVVTLPTAGLSAGTYPVHVAYSGDPTYAPAAALHQRLRVR; encoded by the coding sequence TTGAGGACAACGATCGGAAGACGCCGACTCGGGCGCGCCGTCACGGTGCTCGCCTGCCTGTCCCTCGGCGCGGGCGCCGTCGCCCCCGCTCCGGCCGTCGCCGGCAAACCCCGGCCCGCGACCGCCGAGGGGGCGACCGTCACGGCGGACCGCCACTCGCCGACCGGGTACACCGTCACGTTCGTCTACCGCAACCCGAACGCCACCCAGGTACGCCTGGCCGGCGACCTGACCCTGCTCGACGTCGGCACCGGCACCACCCGGTACCAGCCGGAGGAATGGAAGCCGGGGCGGTACCACGCCGGCGGGACCGAGTTCCTGCGGGACATGACCAGGGACAAGCGGGGAAACTGGACGGTCTCGCTCCCGCTGCACGCCGGCGGCCTCAGTTACTGGTACCGGGTCTGGGACCCGAGCCGAGGCTGGGAGAACAAGCGCATCTGGGATCCCGCCTCGACGAACCCCAGGCCCCCGGGCGAGTCCTCGTTCCGGGTCCGCAACAACGACGTGCTCGACGCGGTGTACGTGCCGTACGCCGAGAAGCAGAACGACCCGGTGCTCAAGGAGCGGGCGGCGTACGAGCTGCCGGCGGCCAGGCGCTCGCAGCGGGGCACCGTCCAGTACATCCCCTACACCACGATCCTCGGCGACAGTGGGCACCACCTCGGCGTCTACCTGCCGGCCAACTACGACGCCAAGCGTGCCGAGCCGTACAAGGTCGCGTATCTCGCGCACGGCATCTTCGGTGACGAGACCGACTTCATGGTCCCGGCCAACGTGCCGAACATCCTGGACAACATGACGGCCAAGGGCGAGATCGAGCCCACCGTGGTGGTGACCGTGGGCAACCACTTCACCGGCACCAGCCTCGGCTTCGCCTCGTACAACCAGACCAACGCCGCCAACAACCTGGTACGGACGGTCCTTCCCCTCATCGAGAAGAAGTACAACGTCTCCACCGACCGTACGGGGCGGGCCTACGCCGGGTTCTCCTACGGCGGCATGACCGGCGCCCACGTCATCCGGGGCTACCCGACCACGTTCGGGTACTTCGGACACTTCTCCGGCAACCCCTCGCTGACCACCCAGGACTACGACGACGTCGCCGCCGCGGTAGGCGACGACGACCTCTTCGTCTTCCTCGGCAACGGGGTCTTCGAGGGCAGCCTCGACGTCCAGAACGCCATCGCGGACAACTTCCGGGCCCGCGGGTACGCCGCCGAGACGGCCCAGGTTCCCGGCGCACACGACGGGATGACGGCCAGCCAGCTCTTCACGATCTTCGCCCGGGACCACCTGTGGTCGGCCGGCACCGGCGCGGTCGGTACGGCGAAGACCGTGGTGAAGGCGAAGGCCGCCCCCGCCTCGGTCGTCCGGGGCGGCACCTTCACGCTCGACGTCGAGGTGCGGGCGCAGTCCCGGCACAAGAAGTCCCCGACGGTGACCGGCGAGGTCGTGGTCACCTTCGGCGGCACCACCCAGGCGGTGGCGTTGGCCGGCGGCCGGGCCGTGGTCACGCTGCCGACCGCCGGACTGTCGGCGGGGACGTACCCGGTCCACGTCGCCTACTCCGGTGACCCGACCTACGCGCCCGCCGCCGCGCTCCACCAGCGGCTGCGGGTCCGATAA
- a CDS encoding sensor histidine kinase: MSGRRVPIRHSLVTRLLVTSVLIAIAAIAATAWLATRTATRAISQEQGRSLAENTSVYDLLVDYAAGHPDWSGVRPVLERRAAELDRRITLTTEDRTVIVDTMPGPSLRTARPAAVVDPLNLDLGLTGGTDRIDRRAVGPFRLTPADRVELRERAEKQLACLRQSGFDARIEEQPNGRPEVVLATPGLGVAAGACGPDPLATATRSEAKTLRSLGRLAARCLDLDEKRHQLEVLPDFSAYVVAVVDGERSQRPIPQEALGTEVRTTGPARLDGCVEKSRRTLLQPYVAPAVLLFITAPDSGTDQTTFTLSGENTARVVAVTGAVLVATIVVTVLVGRRLVRPLRVLTEAVDGQRPAPVTAPDEIGRLARALNDSIQRRDRAEAQRRAMVSDVAHELRTPLTNIRSWLEAAQDDLAPTDAQLLGLLHEEAVLLQHIIDDLADLAAADAGTLRIHPEPTYVGDVLTQVVESHRGTAQAAGVELSTRIDDDPVLPVDAVRLRQIVGNLVSNAIRHTPPGGSVTVAARDTTITVRDTGVGIAPENLPKIFERFWRADGSRNRATGGSGLGLAITQHLVSAHGGTLTVQSVLGEGSVFTVRLPAEVASSPG; encoded by the coding sequence GTGAGCGGGCGGCGGGTGCCGATCCGGCACAGCCTGGTGACCCGGCTGCTGGTCACCTCGGTGCTGATCGCGATCGCCGCGATCGCCGCTACCGCCTGGCTGGCCACCCGGACCGCCACCCGGGCGATCAGCCAGGAGCAGGGCCGCTCGCTCGCCGAGAACACCAGCGTGTACGACCTGCTGGTCGACTACGCCGCCGGTCACCCGGACTGGTCCGGCGTACGTCCCGTGCTCGAACGACGGGCCGCCGAGCTGGACCGCCGGATCACCCTGACGACCGAGGACCGGACGGTCATCGTGGACACGATGCCCGGCCCGTCGCTGCGTACCGCCCGGCCGGCCGCCGTGGTGGATCCGCTGAACCTGGACCTCGGTCTGACCGGCGGCACCGACCGCATCGACCGTCGGGCGGTCGGCCCGTTCCGGCTCACCCCCGCCGATCGCGTCGAACTGCGTGAGCGCGCCGAGAAGCAACTGGCCTGCCTCCGGCAGTCCGGGTTCGACGCGCGCATCGAGGAGCAGCCCAACGGCCGGCCCGAGGTGGTCCTGGCCACGCCGGGCCTGGGTGTGGCGGCGGGTGCCTGTGGTCCGGATCCGCTGGCGACGGCCACCCGTTCCGAGGCGAAGACGCTGCGCTCGCTGGGCCGGCTGGCGGCCCGCTGCCTCGACCTGGACGAGAAACGCCACCAGCTGGAGGTGCTGCCCGACTTCTCGGCGTACGTGGTCGCCGTGGTCGACGGCGAACGGAGCCAACGACCCATCCCGCAGGAGGCGCTGGGGACCGAGGTGAGGACGACCGGCCCGGCCCGGCTCGACGGCTGTGTGGAGAAGTCCCGGCGGACCCTGCTGCAGCCGTACGTGGCCCCGGCCGTGCTGCTGTTCATCACCGCCCCGGACAGCGGCACCGACCAGACCACGTTCACCCTGTCCGGCGAGAACACCGCCCGCGTCGTGGCGGTGACCGGTGCGGTACTGGTCGCCACCATCGTCGTGACGGTGCTGGTGGGCCGCCGGTTGGTCCGTCCGCTGCGGGTGCTCACCGAGGCCGTCGACGGGCAGCGGCCCGCTCCGGTGACCGCCCCGGACGAGATCGGCCGGCTGGCCCGCGCCCTCAACGACTCGATCCAGCGCCGGGACCGGGCGGAGGCCCAGCGGCGGGCGATGGTCAGCGACGTGGCGCACGAGCTGCGTACCCCGTTGACCAACATCCGCAGCTGGCTGGAGGCGGCCCAGGACGACCTCGCACCGACCGACGCCCAACTGCTCGGCCTGCTGCACGAGGAGGCGGTGCTGCTCCAGCACATCATCGACGACCTGGCCGACCTGGCGGCGGCGGACGCCGGCACGCTGCGCATCCACCCCGAGCCGACCTACGTCGGGGACGTGCTCACCCAGGTGGTGGAGAGCCACCGGGGCACCGCCCAGGCGGCCGGTGTGGAGCTGAGCACGCGGATCGACGACGATCCGGTGCTGCCGGTCGACGCGGTGCGGTTGCGTCAGATCGTCGGCAACCTGGTCTCCAACGCGATCCGCCACACCCCGCCCGGCGGCTCGGTCACCGTCGCCGCCCGCGACACCACGATCACGGTACGGGACACCGGGGTGGGCATCGCGCCGGAGAACCTGCCGAAGATCTTCGAGCGGTTCTGGCGGGCGGACGGGTCACGTAACCGGGCCACCGGCGGCAGCGGCCTGGGGCTGGCGATCACCCAGCACCTGGTCAGCGCGCACGGTGGCACGCTGACGGTGCAGAGCGTGCTCGGCGAGGGCAGCGTGTTCACCGTCCGGCTGCCGGCCGAGGTGGCGAGCAGTCCCGGGTGA
- a CDS encoding response regulator transcription factor: MCAQVLVADDDPRQAEVVRRYLTAEGHGVTVVHDGRAALDTARRTRPDLLVLDVMMPVLNGLRVCQALRRESDVLVLMLTARTTEDDLLTGLEIGADDYLTKPYSPRELMARVRTLLRRAGRGAPVVAGTGPRRIGPIEIDTAAHQVTVDGVRVACTRGEFAILAAMAEQPNRVFSRAQLLHHTHGIDRNSTERTIDVHLMNLRRKIERDPQRPAWLVTVFGVGYKLSTVAAPPR; encoded by the coding sequence ATGTGCGCACAGGTTCTGGTCGCCGACGACGATCCCCGCCAGGCCGAGGTGGTACGCCGGTACCTGACCGCAGAGGGTCACGGTGTCACGGTGGTGCACGACGGCCGGGCGGCGCTGGACACGGCCCGCCGGACCCGCCCCGACCTGCTGGTGCTGGACGTGATGATGCCGGTGCTGAACGGCCTGCGGGTGTGCCAGGCCCTGCGCCGGGAGTCCGACGTGCTGGTGCTGATGTTGACCGCCCGCACCACCGAGGACGACCTGCTGACCGGCCTGGAGATCGGTGCCGACGACTACCTGACCAAGCCGTACAGCCCGCGGGAGCTGATGGCCCGGGTCCGTACCCTGTTGCGGCGGGCGGGCCGGGGCGCGCCGGTGGTGGCCGGGACCGGTCCGCGCCGGATCGGCCCGATCGAAATCGACACCGCCGCGCACCAGGTGACAGTGGACGGTGTCCGGGTGGCCTGCACGCGTGGCGAGTTCGCCATCCTGGCGGCGATGGCGGAGCAGCCGAACCGGGTATTCAGCCGGGCGCAGTTGTTGCACCACACCCACGGCATCGACCGCAACTCCACCGAGCGGACCATCGACGTACACCTGATGAACCTGCGCCGCAAGATCGAACGCGATCCACAGCGCCCGGCCTGGCTGGTCACCGTCTTCGGGGTGGGCTACAAGCTGAGCACCGTCGCGGCGCCGCCGCGGTGA